Proteins encoded together in one Lactiplantibacillus brownii window:
- a CDS encoding IS30-like element ISLpl1 family transposase, translating into MCSITYSERIKIETFCELGLSNIQMGVRLNRSPSTISYELSRCQPYQAELAQTDAEYKRSRCGRKTKLSDELKQKILNHLRLSWSPGMIAHEFKLATKSIYNWLNQGRIDFSLNNLPEHGVRQRRNVDQRSKYNQSLGRSIEQRPMMINQRNRIGDFELDTVVGPRGHSKAVLLTLIDRKSRFLWAYRLKDRTTATVNEALTKFLTTFNGPVHSFTVDRGTEFSGLVSLESQYGIKTYYCHAYTPAERGSNERFNRNLRYFYPKGTRFEHISAQDLTTTLLQINQRPLKILDWQTPYQVMLTNLSKNSD; encoded by the coding sequence TTGTGTAGTATAACCTATTCCGAACGAATTAAAATCGAAACCTTTTGTGAACTAGGGCTGTCCAATATCCAAATGGGCGTTCGGCTGAACCGATCACCGTCAACAATTTCTTATGAATTATCTCGATGTCAACCTTATCAGGCTGAATTAGCACAAACAGATGCCGAATACAAGCGATCACGATGTGGTCGGAAAACTAAGCTGAGCGATGAGTTAAAGCAAAAAATTCTCAACCATTTACGTCTAAGCTGGTCACCAGGAATGATTGCTCACGAATTTAAACTAGCTACTAAATCTATTTATAATTGGCTAAATCAGGGGAGAATTGATTTCTCCTTGAATAATCTACCTGAACATGGCGTACGCCAACGGCGTAACGTTGACCAACGATCCAAATATAATCAATCTTTGGGGCGATCAATTGAACAGCGTCCCATGATGATTAATCAACGTAATCGCATCGGCGATTTTGAACTAGATACAGTCGTTGGTCCTCGTGGGCATAGTAAGGCAGTTTTATTAACTTTAATCGATCGCAAATCACGGTTCCTTTGGGCATACCGGTTAAAAGATCGGACGACAGCGACTGTTAATGAAGCACTAACTAAGTTCCTAACCACTTTTAATGGTCCGGTGCACAGCTTTACTGTGGACCGTGGCACTGAGTTTAGTGGGCTAGTATCACTTGAATCACAATATGGTATTAAGACCTATTACTGCCATGCTTATACGCCAGCTGAACGTGGTAGTAATGAACGCTTTAATCGGAATTTACGTTATTTTTATCCTAAAGGGACTCGTTTTGAGCACATTAGTGCTCAAGATTTAACGACGACGTTACT